Proteins from a genomic interval of Medicago truncatula cultivar Jemalong A17 chromosome 3, MtrunA17r5.0-ANR, whole genome shotgun sequence:
- the LOC11417237 gene encoding SWI/SNF complex subunit SWI3B has product MATSTPNRTVEPPSSATGTPLPPTTTPPPSNPPQPPPVAKPEVPLPEAKTSSDANLILVPSHSRWFSWDSIHECEIRNIPESSKNPRVYKYYRNSIVKFFRFNPNRKITFTDVRKTLVGDVGSIRRVFDFLEAWGLINYHPSSSLSKPLKWEDKDTKPDAASNSAESPSPAPVKEAKRICSGCKNLCVMACFACEKNNMTLCARCFIRGNYRIGMSNTEFKRVEISEETKNEWTEKETLNLLEAITNFGDDWKRVAHQVVGRTDKECVARFLELPFGDQFLHYPHSESAPCIDDGSDQLKPPVAAECESETVPSDKSSKRMCLTPLADASNPIMAQAAFLSALAGTEVAQAAAQAALTSLSNVYKSTRINYRSFPRNTLQQDAAVASNGGNASDSIQGSLLRANLQLEKEESDVEKAISEVTEVQMKNIQDKLINFEDLDVLMEKERQQLEQTKSLFFLDQLNLLFRKTSAPTTGEGNHVKRN; this is encoded by the exons ATGGCGACCTCAACCCCAAACAGAACCGTCGAGCCTCCGTCTTCCGCCACCGGAACACCTCTACCTCCGACTACTACTCCGCCTCCCTCGAACCCACCACAACCGCCTCCGGTGGCGAAACCGGAAGTCCCATTACCAGAAGCCAAAACCTCTAGCGACGCCAACTTAATCCTTGTCCCTAGCCACTCAAGATGGTTCTCGTGGGATTCCATTCACGAATGCGAAATCCGCAACATTCCCGAATCTTCCAAGAACCCTAGGGTTTACAAATACTACAGAAACTCTATTGTCAAGTTTTTCAGATTCAATCCTAACAGGAAAATCACCTTCACCGATGTTCGCAAAACCCTAGTCGGTGACGTTGGTTCCATTCGAAGAGTGTTTGATTTTCTTGAAGCTTGGGGTTTAATCAAttatcatccttcttcttcgcTCAGTAAACCTCTCAAATGGGAAGATAAAGACACCAAACCCGACGCAGCATCGAATTCCGCAGAATCTCCTTCTCCGGCACCTGTCAAAGAAGCTAAGAGAATCTGTAGTGGCTGCAAAAATCTCTGTGTCATGGCTTGCTTTGCCTGTGAAAAG AATAATATGACGTTGTGTGCGAGGTGTTTTATTCGTGGAAATTATCGAATTGGTATGAGTAATACAGAATTCAAGAGAGTGGAGATAAGCGAGGAGACGAAAAATGAATGGACTGAGAAGGAAACACTGAATCTTCTTGAAGCTATTACGAATTTCGGTGATGATTGGAAGAGGGTTGCTCATCAAGTTGTTGGTAGGACCGACAAGGAATGCGTTGCTCGTTTTTTAGAGCTTCCTTTTGGTGATCAGTTTCTGCATTATCCACACTCCGAGTCTGCTCCTTGCATTGATGATGGTTCTGATCAGTTGAAGCCTCCCGTTGCTGCTGAATGTGAATCCGAAACTGTTCCGTCGGATAAATCTAGTAAGAGAATGTGTCTCACACCTCTTGCGGATGCTAGCAATCCTATCATGGCTCAG GCTGCTTTCCTTTCTGCTTTGGCAGGGACGGAGGTTGCGCAAGCTGCAGCTCAAGCTGCTCTGACAAGTTTGTCCAATGTTTACAAATCAACTAGAATTAATTACCGGTCATTTCCAAGGAATACATTGCAGCAAG ATGCTGCTGTTGCATCCAATGGTGGTAATGCTTCAGATTCTATCCAAGGATCTTTATTGCGTGCAAATTTACAGCTTGAGAAGGAAGAATCAGACGTGGAAAAAGCAATTTCTGAGGTTACAGAAGTTCAG ATGAAAAATATCCAGGACAAGCTTATCAATTTTGAGGATTTAGACGTGCTAATGGAAAAAGAACGCCAGCAGTTGGAGCAAACGAAGAGTTTGTTTTTCCTTGATCAGCTCAATCTTTTATTTCGTAAAACATCTGCACCAACGACCGGAGAAGGCAATCATGTAAAAAGGAATTGA
- the LOC11418216 gene encoding psbP domain-containing protein 3, chloroplastic, protein MASISWFSCLHIRPTATAGDKGLSSPITVEHHKTRPQNLLSSSEEGLAINRRQLILYTSTAAIAASSTDSNALALNDVSEDFSIYTDDENKFKIDIPQEWQIGTGESAGFKSLTAFYPKEQSNSNVSVVITGVGPDFTKMESFGKVEEFADTLVSGLDRSWKKPPGVAAKLIDCKSSKGFYFIEYTLQSPGEGRKHLYSAIGMLTNGWYNRLYTVTGQYGEEETDKYASKIQKAVRSFKFI, encoded by the exons ATGGCATCCATTTCATGGTTCAGCTGTCTACACATCCGACCAACAGCCACTGCCGGCGACAAAG GTTTATCATCTCCCATAACCGTGGAACATCATAAAACAAGACCACAAAATTTACT CTCATCCTCGGAAGAAGGACTTGCGATTAATAGAAGACAACTAATTCTTTACACATCCACTGCAGCAATTGCAGCTTCATCTACTGACTCAAATGCATTGGCACTCAATG ATGTATCTGAGGATTTTAGTATCTACACTGATGATGAGAACAAGTTCAAGATAGATATTCCACAAG AGTGGCAAATTGGAACAGGAGAGTCTGCAGGGTTCAAATCATTAACTGCTTTCTACCCAAAAGAGCAATCTAATTCCAATG TGAGCGTTGTGATCACAGGAGTGGGTCCAGATTTCACTAAGATGGAATCATTCGGCAAAGTTGAAGAATTTGCTGACACTCTG GTTAGTGGGTTGGATAGAAGCTGGAAAAAACCACCTGGTGTGGCTGCTAAACTCATAGATTGTAAATCATCTAAAG GATTTTATTTCATTGAGTATACGCTGCAAAGTCCTGGTGAGGGTCGCAAACATCTATATTCAGCTATTGGGATGTTAACAAATGGCTGGTATAACAGACTGTATACAGTGACAGGACAG TATGGGGAAGAGGAAACAGACAAGTATGCTTCCAAAATTCAGAAG GCAGTTCGATCGTTTAAGTTCATATAA